The following are from one region of the Oncorhynchus masou masou isolate Uvic2021 chromosome 24, UVic_Omas_1.1, whole genome shotgun sequence genome:
- the LOC135513152 gene encoding CCN family member 1-like, translating to MLIFSIVVILIGTFNMVLSSSSCPSVCECPMELPRCAPGVSLVVDSCGCCKVCARQLNEDCSLTEPCDNTKGLECNFGASFGAMRGICRAKSEGRPCEYNSKIYQNGESFQPNCKHQCTCIDGSVGCIPLCPQELSLPNLGCANPRLVKVAGQCCEEWVCDDGKDTDIIDKLFGKDSMTEESESDLTNRNELIAIVKGGLKSLAAFRVQPESHMFESQKCIVQTTPWSQCSKTCGTGISTRVTNNNGECKLVKETRICEVRQCTQSPYSNLKKGKKCSRTKKSTQAQKFTYAGCSSMKKYRSKYCGSCVDGRCCSPQQTRTIRVKFHCEDGETFNKNVMMIESCKCTFNCPHANEASYPFYRLFNDIHKFRD from the exons ATGCTCATTTTCTCCATCGTCGTGATATTAATTGGAACCTTCAATATG gttctttcctcctcttcttgcCCCTCGGTATGCGAGTGCCCGATGGAGCTGCCCAGGTGCGCGCCTGGTGTGAGCCTCGTAGTGGATAGCTGCGGGTGCTGCAAAGTCTGCGCGAGACAACTCAACGAGGACTGCAGTCTGACAGAGCCTTGCGACAACACTAAAGGACTCGAGTGCAACTTTGGGGCCAGCTTCGGTGCTATGCGTGGCATCTGCCGTG cTAAGTCAGAGGGAAGACCCTGTGAATACAACAGCAAGATTTACCAAAACGGAGAGAGCTTCCAGCCTAACTGCAAGCACCAGTGCACATGCATCGATGGATCTGTGGGCTGCATCCCCCTGTGCCCTCAGGAGCTCTCCCTGCCCAACCTGGGCTGTGCCAACCCAAGGCTGGTTAAGGTGGCAGGCCAGTGCTGCGAGGAGTGGGTATGTGATGACGGAAAGGACACTGACATAATTGACAAGCTGTTTGGCAAAGACAGCATGACTGAAGAGTCAGAGAGTGACCTTACCAACAGGAATGAGCTCATCGCCATTGTCAAGGGAGGACTCAAGTCTCTAGCTG CTTTCAGAGTGCAGCCTGAGAGCCACATGTTTGAGAGTCAGAAGTGCATTGTCCAGACCACTCCTTGGTCCCAGTGCTCCAAGACCTGTGGCACAGGCATCTCCACCCGAGTCACCAACAACAACGGCGAGTGCAAGTTGGTTAAAGAGACACGCATCTGCGAAGTGCGGCAATGCACCCAGTCACCCTACTCCAACCTTAAG AAAGGAAAGAAGTGCAGCAGAACCAAGAAGTCTACCCAGGCTCAGAAGTTCACCTATGCCGGCTGCTCCAGCATGAAGAAGTACAGGTCCAAGTACTGTGGATCCTGTGTGGACGGCCGCTGCTGTTCCCCCCAGCAGACCCGCACCATCCGGGTCAAGTTCCACTGCGAGGACGGAGAGACCTTCAACAAGAACGTCATGATGATTGAGTCCTGCAAATGCACCTTCAACTGTCCCCATGCCAACGAAGCCTCCTACCCCTTCTACAGACTCTTCAACGACATCCACAAGTTCAGAGACTAA